The following are encoded together in the Candidatus Binatia bacterium genome:
- the fliE gene encoding flagellar hook-basal body complex protein FliE, which translates to MTIKELGTKALLPEVGQLPKAASNPTKAEFGTYLKEAVGEANQLQQKADQAIQQLVAEGKGDLQDTMVALEKADVSFRFMMQVRNKVLEAYQEIIRMQV; encoded by the coding sequence ATGACGATCAAAGAATTAGGCACGAAGGCCCTGTTGCCCGAGGTCGGACAGCTTCCCAAGGCGGCTTCCAATCCGACGAAGGCGGAGTTCGGCACGTATCTCAAGGAGGCCGTGGGAGAAGCCAACCAGCTCCAGCAGAAGGCGGACCAGGCGATTCAGCAGCTCGTCGCCGAAGGCAAGGGCGACCTGCAAGACACCATGGTCGCTCTGGAGAAAGCGGATGTCTCGTTTCGCTTCATGATGCAGGTGCGCAACAAAGTCCTGGAAGCCTACCAGGAAATCATCCGCATGCAGGTATGA
- the flgC gene encoding flagellar basal body rod protein FlgC: protein MDLYRILTVSSAGMNAQRDRMSVVSGNLVNSETTRTPEGGPYRRRDIIFQAAPVEEENFSSLMTVGFSQQRPSGILTVEVAGVRESSKAPRRVYDPEHPDADAQGYVFYPDINVMEEMADLMSAVRSYEANLAVFNATKGLVRRLLDFGRQP, encoded by the coding sequence ATGGATCTCTACAGAATTTTGACCGTGAGCAGCGCGGGCATGAACGCGCAGCGCGACCGCATGAGCGTCGTCTCGGGGAATCTCGTGAACTCCGAGACCACGCGCACGCCCGAGGGCGGCCCGTATCGAAGGAGAGACATCATCTTTCAGGCCGCGCCGGTCGAGGAGGAGAATTTCTCTTCGCTCATGACGGTTGGGTTTTCCCAGCAGCGGCCGAGCGGAATTTTAACCGTGGAAGTCGCGGGCGTGCGTGAAAGCAGCAAGGCGCCGAGACGGGTCTATGATCCCGAGCATCCCGACGCCGACGCTCAAGGATACGTTTTCTATCCGGATATCAACGTCATGGAGGAGATGGCCGATCTCATGTCGGCGGTGCGCTCGTACGAGGCGAATCTTGCGGTCTTCAACGCGACCAAGGGACTGGTGCGGCGGCTCTTGGACTTCGGCCGCCAGCCGTAA
- the flgB gene encoding flagellar basal body rod protein FlgB — MAGFTLFNATHDLLQLSMRLRSMRHELLAGNIANADTPGYRAKDIDFAAALRALVAPENAPVQFPKTPGIQLISAPSIGFPQGGAIEPALVVQEAEAKLDGNSVDLDRQIANLVENSLSYETSLVLLGRKLAALRYAISEGRR; from the coding sequence ATGGCGGGCTTTACACTGTTCAATGCGACGCACGACCTGCTTCAGCTTTCGATGCGGCTGCGCTCGATGCGGCATGAGCTTTTGGCGGGAAATATCGCCAATGCCGACACGCCCGGATACCGCGCCAAGGACATCGACTTTGCCGCGGCGCTGCGCGCGCTGGTCGCGCCGGAAAACGCGCCGGTTCAGTTTCCGAAGACGCCGGGCATTCAACTGATCAGCGCGCCCTCGATTGGTTTTCCGCAGGGCGGCGCGATCGAACCGGCGCTCGTCGTGCAGGAAGCCGAAGCCAAATTGGACGGCAACTCCGTCGATCTCGACCGGCAGATCGCGAACCTGGTCGAGAACTCGCTTTCGTACGAGACCAGTCTCGTTTTGCTGGGGCGGAAGCTCGCGGCCCTGCGCTACGCGATCAGCGAAGGAAGGAGATAG
- a CDS encoding sigma-54 dependent transcriptional regulator: MQKQILIADDDPTMRAALDEALKTAGYGVTACADGEEAGHAIDQGGVDLVVSDVRMPAVGGMELLKRFQGIPFIMVSGYATVPEAVEAMKVGAYDFLVKPFSYRELISLVENALTDGADGARGELATDDIVTTHPQMHALLKFAAQVAKSHAAVLITGESGTGKELLARFIHVRSRRDSGPFVAVNCAALPEGLLESELFGHEKGAFTGAVAAKPGKFELAHKGTLLLDEVSEMPLALQAKLLRVLQEREVDRLGGKRPLAIDARVIATTNRDLREMVRAGTFREDLFYRLNVIPLRLPALRERMQDIEPLARDFFSGRGYKKTSLSPGALAELMARAWPGNIRELFNVLERAAIIAAGGLIEREHLLLDDDMAAVVGAQSRVWNAIAAAPETPSANNGVDKIAPGISVREMEEKLIWKTLAEVRNNRTEAAKLLGISVRTLRNKLKQYRLRQCQMEA, encoded by the coding sequence ATGCAGAAACAGATTCTGATAGCTGATGACGACCCGACGATGCGCGCGGCGCTCGACGAAGCGCTCAAGACCGCCGGCTACGGCGTGACGGCCTGCGCCGACGGCGAAGAGGCCGGGCACGCGATCGACCAGGGCGGCGTGGACCTCGTCGTGAGCGACGTGCGCATGCCGGCCGTGGGCGGGATGGAGCTTCTGAAGCGCTTTCAAGGCATCCCGTTCATCATGGTGAGCGGCTACGCCACGGTGCCGGAAGCCGTCGAGGCGATGAAGGTCGGCGCTTACGATTTTCTCGTCAAGCCGTTTTCCTACCGCGAGCTGATCTCGCTCGTCGAGAACGCGCTCACCGACGGCGCCGACGGCGCGCGCGGCGAGCTCGCGACCGACGATATCGTGACGACGCACCCGCAAATGCACGCGCTGCTCAAATTCGCCGCGCAGGTGGCGAAGTCGCACGCCGCGGTCCTGATCACCGGCGAGAGCGGCACGGGCAAGGAATTGCTCGCGCGCTTCATCCACGTGCGCAGCCGGCGCGACAGCGGGCCTTTCGTCGCCGTCAACTGCGCCGCGCTCCCCGAAGGTCTTTTGGAATCCGAATTGTTCGGCCATGAAAAAGGCGCGTTCACCGGCGCCGTCGCCGCCAAGCCGGGAAAGTTCGAGCTGGCGCACAAGGGAACCCTGCTGCTCGACGAAGTGAGCGAGATGCCGCTGGCGCTGCAAGCCAAGCTTTTGCGCGTGCTGCAAGAGCGCGAAGTGGACCGGTTGGGCGGAAAACGGCCGCTCGCGATCGACGCGCGCGTCATCGCCACGACCAACCGCGATCTCCGCGAGATGGTGCGCGCGGGGACTTTCCGCGAAGATCTTTTTTACCGCCTCAACGTGATTCCGCTCCGGCTTCCCGCTCTGCGCGAGAGAATGCAGGACATCGAGCCGCTGGCGCGCGACTTTTTTTCCGGCCGGGGCTACAAAAAAACTTCGCTCTCGCCCGGGGCGCTGGCCGAGCTCATGGCGCGAGCGTGGCCGGGCAATATTCGCGAGCTTTTCAACGTGCTCGAACGGGCGGCGATCATCGCCGCGGGAGGGCTCATCGAGCGGGAGCATCTGCTCCTGGACGACGACATGGCGGCGGTCGTGGGCGCGCAGTCGAGAGTCTGGAACGCGATTGCGGCGGCGCCCGAAACGCCTTCGGCCAATAACGGCGTGGACAAGATCGCGCCCGGCATCTCGGTCAGGGAGATGGAAGAGAAGTTGATCTGGAAGACTCTAGCGGAGGTCCGCAACAACCGCACCGAGGCGGCGAAGCTCCTCGGCATCAGCGTCAGGACCTTGCGCAACAAGCTTAAGCAGTACCGGCTTAGGCAATGTCAGATGGAGGCATAA
- a CDS encoding ATP-binding protein → MQSVAEQICQTTAEVDVGVLADLISRFQQSSIELTQEYRRLQLRVANLDGELERKNRELEKSLFERERARAYLLSILESLKAGVLVLDPELNPTLVNRRWTELAGEGSREQLSRLTGERLMRCLEQGRRDVLPLECERSVKLPDGTTVPVHLTISEIVVHENQSGGYVLVLQDVGRLKRLEAEAARTRRLAALGEMAAEMAHQIRSPLGGIELYASLLKEKGDADSQRVAGEILSAVNRLYTTISHLLSFGAEPAIAADLVPVGLLMRDLKELTSPLFRSGQWRLNLDIEPGLPPLWGDRGLLAQALLNLVANAKEAMPDGGEVRLTVTRSPRYTVNGRIHRTLELSIIDDGIGIAPENRERIFDPFFTTKAAGTGLGLALTHKIVRAHHGSIEVTSEPGRGSRFVLLLPVAGSVEEYAETDSDS, encoded by the coding sequence ATGCAGTCCGTTGCTGAGCAAATCTGTCAAACAACCGCCGAAGTCGACGTGGGCGTCCTCGCCGATCTGATCTCGCGCTTCCAACAAAGCAGCATCGAGCTGACCCAGGAATATCGACGGCTCCAGCTCCGCGTCGCCAACCTCGACGGCGAGCTGGAAAGAAAAAATCGCGAGCTGGAAAAAAGCCTGTTCGAGCGCGAGAGGGCCCGCGCCTATCTGCTGTCGATTTTGGAGAGTCTCAAAGCCGGAGTCCTGGTGCTGGACCCGGAGCTCAATCCCACGCTCGTCAATCGCCGCTGGACGGAGCTGGCGGGCGAGGGCAGTCGCGAGCAATTGTCCCGGCTCACGGGCGAAAGATTGATGCGCTGTCTCGAACAGGGCCGGCGCGACGTTCTCCCCCTGGAATGCGAACGCAGCGTCAAATTGCCCGATGGGACGACCGTCCCCGTGCACCTAACGATCTCGGAAATCGTCGTCCATGAGAATCAGAGCGGCGGCTACGTGCTGGTGCTCCAGGACGTGGGGCGGCTGAAGCGGCTCGAAGCGGAGGCGGCGCGGACGCGCCGGCTCGCCGCGCTGGGCGAGATGGCGGCGGAGATGGCCCATCAGATCCGGAGCCCGCTCGGCGGCATCGAGCTTTACGCTTCGCTGCTCAAAGAAAAGGGCGACGCCGACAGCCAGAGGGTGGCCGGCGAGATTTTGAGCGCGGTCAACCGGCTCTACACGACGATTTCCCATTTGCTTTCTTTCGGCGCCGAGCCAGCGATCGCGGCCGATCTGGTGCCGGTCGGTTTGTTGATGCGCGACTTGAAAGAGCTGACGAGCCCGCTTTTCCGCTCGGGACAATGGCGGCTCAATTTGGATATCGAGCCCGGGCTCCCTCCTCTATGGGGCGACCGCGGGCTCCTGGCGCAGGCGCTTCTCAATCTCGTGGCCAACGCGAAAGAGGCGATGCCCGACGGAGGAGAAGTGCGGCTCACGGTGACGCGTTCGCCGCGCTACACCGTGAACGGCCGCATCCATCGAACCCTGGAGTTGAGTATCATCGACGACGGAATCGGGATCGCGCCGGAAAATCGCGAGCGCATCTTCGATCCTTTTTTCACCACAAAGGCGGCGGGGACCGGCCTGGGTCTCGCGCTCACGCACAAGATCGTCCGCGCTCATCACGGCTCCATCGAGGTCACGTCGGAGCCGGGACGCGGAAGCCGTTTCGTTCTGCTGCTGCCTGTTGCTGGTAGCGTGGAGGAATATGCAGAAACAGATTCTGATAGCTGA
- a CDS encoding sigma-54 dependent transcriptional regulator: MTTSIDSLLDQTAASLPWQTIGMVAGSPVMRQIFNLILKLAGSDATVLIMGESGTGKEMVANAIHNMGNRVSQPFVPVNCAAIPEELLESELFGHVRGAFTGAVNARQGRFQLAHGGTLFLDEVGEMSPKLQVKLLRVLQDRVFEPVGSDKAVRVDVRVIAATNRDLRQAVTEERFREDLFYRLNVLPIFLPPLRERREDVPLLIGHFLLLHSRKKGKAIETIESEALELLKRYDWPGNVRELENLMERLVVLNEDGVIRAKDLPGYLAEKRVAKGEISAAVSLPNEGVDLDALLKIIEGDLMRQALQRTGGNKSRAAELLKLNRTTLVERLRRQEQIARQFALPLSSVGNLTRDRFSLTAGRQIFPDGSMTGLAAS; the protein is encoded by the coding sequence ATGACGACAAGCATCGACTCTTTACTCGATCAGACGGCGGCGAGCTTGCCTTGGCAAACCATCGGCATGGTGGCCGGGAGCCCGGTCATGCGGCAAATCTTCAATCTCATCCTCAAGCTCGCAGGCAGCGATGCCACCGTCCTGATCATGGGAGAGAGCGGCACCGGCAAAGAGATGGTCGCCAACGCCATCCATAACATGGGCAACAGGGTTTCGCAGCCCTTCGTGCCGGTCAACTGCGCGGCGATCCCGGAAGAGCTTTTGGAGAGCGAGCTGTTCGGACACGTGCGCGGCGCTTTCACCGGCGCGGTGAACGCCCGCCAGGGACGGTTCCAGTTGGCGCACGGCGGTACGCTTTTTCTCGATGAAGTCGGCGAGATGAGCCCGAAGCTCCAGGTCAAGCTCCTCCGCGTCTTGCAAGATCGGGTATTCGAGCCGGTCGGCAGCGACAAGGCGGTGCGCGTGGACGTCCGCGTCATAGCCGCAACCAACAGAGATTTACGACAGGCGGTGACGGAAGAGCGCTTTCGTGAAGATCTGTTCTATCGCCTGAACGTCCTGCCGATTTTTCTGCCGCCGCTCAGGGAACGTCGGGAAGACGTTCCGCTCTTGATCGGCCACTTTCTCCTCCTCCATAGCCGAAAAAAAGGCAAAGCCATCGAGACCATCGAGAGCGAAGCCTTAGAGCTGCTCAAGCGCTACGACTGGCCGGGGAACGTTCGCGAGTTGGAGAATTTGATGGAGCGCCTCGTGGTCCTGAACGAAGACGGAGTGATCCGCGCCAAGGATCTGCCCGGTTATCTCGCCGAGAAGCGCGTGGCAAAAGGCGAGATAAGCGCCGCCGTCTCTCTGCCTAACGAAGGCGTGGATCTGGACGCGCTGTTGAAAATCATCGAAGGCGATTTGATGCGCCAGGCCCTTCAGCGCACCGGCGGCAACAAGAGCCGCGCCGCCGAGCTATTGAAACTCAACCGCACGACCCTGGTCGAGCGTCTCAGGCGCCAGGAGCAGATCGCGCGCCAATTCGCGCTGCCGCTGTCTTCCGTCGGGAACTTGACGCGCGACCGGTTTTCCTTGACGGCGGGGCGGCAAATTTTTCCCGACGGCAGCATGACGGGCCTTGCCGCGTCGTGA
- a CDS encoding type II toxin-antitoxin system VapC family toxin, with protein MIAFDTDVLTEILLGNAAFVARAAAIPMREQAVPVIVIEEIMRGRLNVIRQAEAGIGGASIARAYELFEETFRDFRRLHILSYTTQAETLYQQWRQQGIRIATHDLRIAALCIAHPARLISRNRRDYERVPGLMVEFWE; from the coding sequence ATGATCGCGTTCGACACGGATGTGTTGACGGAGATCCTGCTGGGGAACGCGGCTTTTGTGGCGCGGGCGGCGGCGATTCCGATGCGCGAACAGGCTGTCCCCGTGATCGTAATCGAAGAAATCATGCGGGGCAGACTCAATGTCATCCGGCAAGCCGAGGCAGGCATAGGCGGCGCCAGCATCGCACGCGCCTATGAACTGTTCGAGGAAACTTTCAGGGACTTTCGCCGTCTTCACATCCTTTCGTACACGACTCAGGCAGAGACATTGTACCAACAGTGGCGCCAACAGGGGATTCGTATTGCCACGCACGATTTGCGGATTGCTGCTCTTTGCATTGCACATCCTGCCAGATTGATTTCACGTAATCGCCGGGACTATGAACGTGTACCTGGGTTGATGGTCGAGTTCTGGGAGTGA
- a CDS encoding methyltransferase domain-containing protein — MSASTEKHVWAGGAAYEPYVGRWSRIVAREFVDWLRVPPSARWLEVGCGTGALTEIILRQASPASVHGIDPSDGYLALAREHIRNPRVRFEKGDARNLAVESEKYDAAVCGLVLNFISDLQAGMSELARVVRPGGAIAAYVWDYAGKMELMRYFWDAAVALKPENLERDEGRRFPICKPEPLKKLFESAGLKNVETRSIDAPTHFRDFDDYWTPFLGGQFPAPEYAMSLSEADRIALRDRIRATLPFAEDGSIRLIARAWAVRGIR; from the coding sequence ATGAGCGCCTCTACGGAAAAGCATGTCTGGGCCGGTGGAGCGGCGTACGAGCCTTATGTCGGCCGGTGGAGTCGGATCGTGGCGCGGGAGTTTGTCGATTGGCTCCGTGTCCCACCTTCCGCTCGCTGGCTGGAAGTAGGATGCGGGACCGGAGCGCTTACCGAGATCATTTTGCGTCAAGCAAGTCCGGCCTCGGTCCACGGGATTGACCCATCAGATGGATACCTTGCTCTCGCCCGCGAACATATTCGGAACCCGCGAGTCCGGTTCGAGAAAGGCGACGCGCGCAACCTCGCGGTCGAATCGGAAAAGTATGACGCGGCCGTCTGCGGATTGGTCCTCAATTTCATATCGGATCTACAGGCCGGCATGTCCGAGTTGGCGCGCGTCGTTCGTCCGGGCGGGGCGATCGCGGCGTATGTGTGGGATTACGCCGGAAAGATGGAGTTGATGCGCTATTTTTGGGATGCCGCCGTCGCCCTCAAGCCCGAGAATCTGGAGCGCGACGAAGGCCGCCGATTCCCGATCTGTAAGCCGGAGCCTTTGAAGAAACTTTTCGAGAGTGCCGGATTGAAAAACGTGGAAACCCGCAGCATCGACGCACCGACTCACTTCCGGGATTTCGATGACTATTGGACGCCATTCCTCGGCGGGCAATTTCCGGCCCCGGAATATGCGATGTCGTTGAGCGAAGCGGACCGGATCGCTCTGCGCGACCGCATCCGTGCGACTCTCCCATTTGCAGAAGACGGCTCGATACGGTTGATTGCGCGCGCCTGGGCGGTTCGTGGCATACGGTAA